In one Alphaproteobacteria bacterium genomic region, the following are encoded:
- a CDS encoding DsbA family oxidoreductase: MTIRVDIVSDVVCPWCVIGYHQLAKAVEETGIGIDVHWHPFELNPHMGEDGENLRDHLAAKYGTTPEGSRKARARLTELGAELGFTFNYADDMRMVNTFRAHQLLHWAGEQGRKHDLKLALFASFFGRREDLNDIQVLVAVAASIGLDTSEAEMILTDRRFASTVREQEQFWQVRGIQGVPAMIFNEEHLVSGAQGADNYAAILRHLTESEAA, encoded by the coding sequence ATGACAATCCGTGTGGATATCGTCTCGGACGTGGTCTGTCCGTGGTGCGTGATCGGTTATCACCAATTGGCCAAGGCGGTCGAGGAGACCGGCATCGGGATCGACGTGCACTGGCACCCGTTCGAGCTGAACCCGCATATGGGCGAAGACGGTGAGAACCTGCGCGACCACCTGGCCGCCAAATACGGCACGACGCCGGAGGGCTCGCGCAAGGCTCGGGCACGGTTGACGGAATTGGGAGCAGAACTCGGCTTCACCTTCAACTATGCCGACGACATGCGGATGGTGAATACCTTCCGCGCCCATCAGTTGCTGCATTGGGCCGGCGAGCAAGGCCGAAAGCATGATCTGAAATTGGCGCTGTTTGCTTCCTTTTTTGGCCGCCGGGAGGATCTCAACGATATCCAGGTCCTGGTTGCGGTCGCTGCAAGTATCGGCCTCGACACGAGCGAGGCAGAGATGATTCTGACCGATAGGCGGTTTGCGTCGACGGTGCGCGAGCAGGAACAATTCTGGCAAGTGCGCGGCATCCAGGGTGTGCCAGCAATGATCTTCAACGAAGAGCATCTTGTGAGCGGCGCGCAAGGCGCCGACAACTATGCCGCCATCCTACGCCATCTCACCGAGAGCGAGGCCGCGTAA
- a CDS encoding glutathione S-transferase N-terminal domain-containing protein: MSQPDIHLYTAATMNGYKPVIFLEEAGVPYDLTFIDFSKQEQKAPDYLKLNPNGKIPTIYDRAEGRAIFESGAILWHLANKYGKFLSDDPVTRSETLQWLFFQVGHVGPMMGQAMYFQRIAAPNGHEEPFSIKRYVDESRRLMEVLNTRLDGRDYVVGDYSIADMMIYPWARAYPWARVDVDDLPNLKAWFDRIDAHPAVQKALTIPKAQPQFWDEKADADAFLRENAARFAGDVKEA; the protein is encoded by the coding sequence ATGAGCCAACCGGATATCCACCTTTACACCGCCGCCACCATGAATGGCTACAAACCCGTCATTTTCCTGGAGGAAGCCGGGGTACCCTATGATCTGACCTTCATCGATTTTTCGAAACAGGAACAGAAAGCGCCCGATTACCTGAAGCTGAACCCGAACGGAAAGATCCCGACGATCTATGACCGGGCCGAGGGTCGAGCCATTTTCGAATCTGGAGCCATCCTTTGGCATCTGGCGAATAAATACGGCAAGTTCCTGTCCGACGACCCGGTCACCCGGTCGGAAACGCTGCAGTGGCTGTTCTTCCAGGTCGGTCATGTCGGCCCGATGATGGGACAGGCGATGTATTTCCAGCGTATCGCCGCACCGAACGGACATGAGGAGCCATTCTCTATCAAGCGCTATGTGGATGAGTCCCGCCGTCTCATGGAAGTGCTGAACACCCGGCTGGACGGGCGTGACTATGTCGTAGGCGACTATTCCATCGCCGACATGATGATCTACCCCTGGGCGCGGGCTTACCCTTGGGCGCGGGTCGACGTTGACGATCTGCCGAACCTGAAAGCCTGGTTCGACCGTATTGATGCCCACCCGGCGGTGCAGAAGGCGCTGACCATTCCCAAGGCGCAACCGCAATTCTGGGATGAAAAAGCGGACGCGGACGCGTTTCTGCGAGAAAACGCCGCGCGCTTTGCCGGGGATGTAAAAGAGGCCTAA
- a CDS encoding SDR family oxidoreductase, with the protein MSKTILITGAGSGLGKGAAFELAKQGHRVIATTHGSDGAKTLRAEAAELGLLLESVKLDITSVEDRQSAFNRFGAEVDVVVANAAIGDTGPIAEVDVDRIRNVFETNVFSTVEFVQPYAQTFARRGRGKVVFVSSIAGFLTFPYLAPYTASKHALEAIAELMREELEPMGVQVATINPGAYRTGFNDRMYDKMDEWYDPARSITPPDAIRKVRDLFAGDGLQMDPQPMIEKMAEVIAADHHKFRTVFPEEAIQAVLDYQQKHWSLEI; encoded by the coding sequence ATGAGCAAGACTATACTAATCACGGGCGCCGGCAGTGGGCTTGGCAAGGGCGCGGCGTTCGAACTGGCGAAACAGGGTCACAGGGTCATTGCCACGACCCACGGTTCGGACGGGGCCAAAACACTCAGGGCAGAAGCGGCCGAACTGGGCCTGCTGCTGGAGTCGGTCAAGCTGGATATAACCAGCGTCGAGGACCGTCAGTCTGCCTTTAACCGCTTTGGCGCCGAGGTGGACGTCGTGGTGGCGAACGCCGCCATTGGCGATACTGGCCCGATTGCCGAAGTCGACGTGGACCGCATCCGGAATGTGTTCGAAACCAACGTGTTCTCGACCGTCGAGTTCGTTCAACCCTATGCCCAAACCTTTGCTCGCCGTGGGCGCGGCAAGGTGGTGTTCGTCTCCTCGATCGCGGGTTTCCTGACCTTCCCCTATCTGGCCCCTTACACCGCGTCAAAACACGCGCTGGAGGCCATTGCCGAACTGATGCGGGAAGAATTGGAACCAATGGGCGTTCAGGTCGCGACCATCAATCCGGGCGCCTACCGGACCGGGTTCAACGACCGTATGTATGACAAGATGGACGAGTGGTACGACCCGGCGCGTAGCATTACGCCGCCGGACGCGATCCGCAAGGTGCGCGACCTGTTCGCCGGCGACGGCCTGCAGATGGATCCGCAACCAATGATCGAAAAGATGGCCGAGGTCATCGCCGCCGATCACCACAAATTCCGCACAGTTTTCCCGGAAGAGGCGATCCAGGCCGTACTGGATTACCAGCAGAAACACTGGTCGCTGGAAATATGA
- a CDS encoding cupin domain-containing protein, with product MSNSPLVAGGQRAPLADEASPDMYEELLNTGISRLVRMKMPPGATDEPHRHPEEIVYFIKGGTLSIRLEDGSSVEKEVVDGEVMHNGPWTHQVSNVGATTVEAVLFERLDNDVEPKG from the coding sequence ATGAGCAACTCTCCCCTGGTTGCCGGTGGTCAGCGCGCCCCGCTGGCCGATGAAGCATCGCCCGACATGTATGAGGAGCTGCTGAATACCGGCATTTCGCGCCTCGTGCGAATGAAGATGCCCCCCGGTGCCACGGACGAACCGCACCGCCATCCCGAGGAAATCGTCTATTTCATCAAGGGTGGCACGCTGTCCATCAGGCTCGAAGACGGCTCGTCCGTCGAGAAAGAGGTGGTCGATGGTGAGGTCATGCACAATGGCCCCTGGACCCATCAGGTCAGCAATGTCGGGGCCACCACGGTCGAGGCCGTGTTGTTCGAGCGTCTGGACAATGACGTGGAACCAAAGGGCTAA
- a CDS encoding NAD(P)H-dependent oxidoreductase, whose protein sequence is MSNILILNGHQPYPFAKGGLNAAFVERATAFLESAGHEMRVTKIADGYDVEQEVANHQWADTVIMQFPVNWMGVPWSFKKYMDEVYTAGMDGRLTRGDGRVAEAPKENYGMGGTLTGTTYMLSVTLNAPAEAFDNPAEPFFDGASLDDLLRPVHLNAKFFNMAPLPTFGAFDVMKNADVNSDFARFDAHLARVFGTDAASEAA, encoded by the coding sequence ATGAGCAACATACTTATTCTGAACGGACATCAGCCCTATCCCTTCGCCAAGGGAGGATTGAACGCTGCCTTCGTTGAGCGCGCCACCGCGTTTCTCGAAAGCGCCGGTCACGAAATGCGTGTGACCAAGATTGCTGACGGCTACGACGTCGAGCAGGAGGTCGCCAATCATCAATGGGCGGATACCGTTATCATGCAGTTCCCGGTGAACTGGATGGGGGTGCCGTGGTCGTTCAAGAAATACATGGACGAAGTTTATACCGCCGGCATGGACGGTCGCCTGACCAGGGGCGATGGCCGCGTGGCCGAAGCCCCGAAAGAGAACTACGGTATGGGCGGCACATTGACCGGCACCACCTACATGCTCTCGGTCACACTGAACGCCCCGGCCGAGGCATTCGACAATCCCGCCGAACCGTTCTTTGACGGCGCTTCACTGGATGACCTTCTGCGCCCGGTGCATCTGAATGCCAAATTCTTCAACATGGCGCCGCTACCAACCTTTGGCGCGTTCGACGTGATGAAGAACGCCGATGTGAACTCGGACTTTGCCCGTTTTGACGCGCATCTGGCCCGGGTCTTCGGCACGGATGCCGCGTCGGAAGCGGCCTGA
- a CDS encoding helix-turn-helix domain-containing protein, whose protein sequence is MEARVEEDAKGRRHVHDACLEPCAIERGMRIVGGKWTGSILWHLKDGPVRFNDLARMVGGASKKMITERLRQLEAQGLVTRKVMDTAPVSVHYEITDLGCSALGFLDELRKWSESLPQGFADA, encoded by the coding sequence GTGGAAGCACGAGTGGAAGAGGACGCGAAGGGTCGCCGACACGTACACGATGCCTGCCTGGAACCTTGTGCCATCGAACGCGGCATGCGGATCGTCGGTGGCAAGTGGACCGGGTCGATTTTGTGGCACCTCAAGGACGGGCCGGTGCGATTCAACGATCTGGCGCGCATGGTAGGCGGCGCCTCCAAGAAAATGATCACCGAACGCCTGCGCCAGCTCGAAGCACAGGGTCTGGTCACGCGGAAGGTGATGGATACGGCCCCGGTCTCGGTGCACTACGAGATCACCGATCTTGGATGCTCGGCACTGGGCTTTCTGGATGAATTGAGAAAATGGAGCGAAAGCCTGCCGCAGGGCTTTGCCGATGCCTGA
- a CDS encoding bifunctional aconitate hydratase 2/2-methylisocitrate dehydratase, with protein MALYSDYLKEIEDRKTQGLHPKPIEDGALVEELIAQIKDVDHEHREDSLKFFIYNTLPGTTSAAGVKAAFLKEIILGQAVVEEISPEFAFELLSHMKGGPSIEVLLDLALGDDAEIAEAAAEILKTQVFLYDADQDRLAAAYKAGNARAEDILKSYAAAEFFTKLPDIEEEIKVVTYVAAEGDISTDLMSPGAEAHSRADRELHGKSFISEKAQKEIEALKIQHPGKRIMLIAEKGTMGVGSSRMSGVNNCALWTGRQASPYVPFVNIAPIVAGTNGISPIFLTTVGVTGGIGINLKNWVKKVDDKGEVIVNNDGSPVLVEKYSVATGTTLTINTKTKKLYNEDGSEELADVAAAFSPQLVEFMKAGGSYAVDFGKKVQIFAAETLGVEPKPVFAPSKIVSHPGRGLTAVEKIFNRNAVGVPEDTVLYAGSDARVTVNIVGSQDTTGPMTVQELEAMAATVISPILDGAYQSGCHTASVWDKKAQANTPKLMAFMNKFGLITGRDPKGVYPPMTDVIHKVLNDITVDDRAIIIGGDSHTRMSKGVAFGADSGTVALALATGQASMTVPDSVKVTFKGKMADHMDFRDVVHATQAQMLAQSGGENVFQGRVIEVHIGTLLADQAFTFTDWTAEMKAKASICISNDETLIESLEIAKSRIQVMIDKGMENEAGMLRGLIEKADKRIAEIKSGEQPALRPDEDAHYVAEIVVDLDQINEPMIADPDVNNIDIAKRYTHDTIRPISYYGAEKKVDLGFVGSCMVHKGDMSIIAQMFRNIEKAQGKVEFKAPLVVAPPTYNIVDELKAEGDWDILQKYAGFEFDDAAPKTKARTEYENILYLERPGCNLCMGNQEKAAKGDTVMATSTRLFQGRVVADAEDKKGESLLASTPVVVLSTILGRTPSIDEYKSAVAGINLTKFAPPRA; from the coding sequence ATGGCACTTTATTCCGATTACCTGAAAGAAATCGAAGACCGCAAGACGCAGGGACTGCATCCGAAGCCCATCGAGGACGGCGCGCTGGTCGAGGAACTGATCGCGCAGATCAAGGATGTCGATCACGAACACCGCGAAGATTCCCTGAAGTTCTTCATTTACAATACGCTGCCGGGGACGACGAGTGCGGCGGGCGTCAAGGCGGCCTTCCTGAAAGAGATCATTCTGGGCCAGGCGGTCGTCGAAGAGATTTCACCGGAATTCGCCTTCGAACTTCTGTCGCACATGAAGGGCGGGCCGTCGATCGAGGTGCTGCTGGATCTGGCCCTGGGCGACGATGCGGAGATCGCAGAGGCCGCCGCCGAAATCCTGAAGACCCAGGTCTTCCTGTATGACGCGGATCAGGATCGACTGGCAGCGGCCTACAAGGCCGGAAACGCGCGCGCCGAAGACATTCTGAAGAGCTACGCTGCCGCCGAATTCTTCACCAAGCTTCCCGACATCGAGGAAGAGATCAAGGTCGTGACCTATGTCGCGGCCGAAGGCGACATTTCCACCGACCTCATGTCGCCGGGGGCCGAAGCGCATTCCCGCGCGGACCGCGAACTGCACGGAAAGAGCTTCATTTCCGAAAAGGCGCAGAAGGAGATCGAGGCCCTCAAGATCCAGCACCCCGGCAAGCGCATCATGCTGATTGCCGAGAAGGGAACGATGGGTGTCGGCTCGTCCCGCATGTCCGGCGTCAACAACTGCGCGCTGTGGACCGGTCGCCAGGCCAGCCCCTATGTGCCCTTCGTCAACATTGCACCGATCGTGGCGGGCACAAACGGGATTTCGCCGATCTTCCTGACCACCGTCGGAGTGACCGGCGGCATCGGGATCAACCTGAAGAACTGGGTCAAGAAGGTCGACGACAAGGGCGAGGTCATCGTCAACAATGACGGCAGCCCGGTGCTGGTGGAGAAATACTCCGTCGCGACGGGCACGACCCTGACCATCAATACGAAGACCAAGAAGCTCTATAACGAGGACGGTTCCGAGGAACTGGCCGATGTCGCCGCCGCCTTCTCGCCGCAACTGGTCGAGTTCATGAAGGCTGGTGGGTCCTACGCCGTCGATTTCGGCAAGAAGGTTCAGATCTTCGCGGCGGAAACGCTGGGCGTCGAGCCGAAACCTGTCTTCGCACCGTCCAAGATCGTGTCCCATCCGGGCCGCGGGCTGACCGCCGTCGAGAAGATTTTCAACAGGAATGCTGTCGGCGTTCCGGAGGACACCGTTCTTTACGCCGGCTCCGACGCCCGGGTGACGGTCAACATCGTCGGATCGCAGGACACGACGGGCCCGATGACCGTCCAGGAACTGGAGGCCATGGCCGCGACGGTGATTTCGCCGATTCTGGACGGCGCCTATCAGTCCGGCTGCCACACCGCCTCCGTCTGGGACAAGAAGGCGCAGGCGAACACGCCCAAGCTGATGGCCTTCATGAACAAGTTCGGGCTTATCACCGGCCGCGACCCGAAGGGCGTCTATCCGCCCATGACCGACGTCATCCACAAGGTCCTGAACGATATCACGGTCGACGACCGGGCGATCATCATCGGCGGGGATTCCCATACCCGGATGTCCAAGGGCGTCGCCTTCGGCGCCGATTCCGGCACCGTCGCCCTGGCGCTGGCGACCGGACAGGCGAGCATGACCGTGCCGGATTCCGTCAAGGTCACCTTCAAGGGCAAGATGGCCGATCACATGGACTTCCGGGACGTGGTGCATGCCACCCAGGCCCAGATGCTGGCCCAGTCGGGCGGCGAAAACGTCTTCCAGGGTCGCGTCATCGAGGTCCATATCGGCACGCTTCTCGCCGACCAGGCCTTTACCTTTACGGACTGGACGGCGGAGATGAAGGCCAAGGCGTCCATCTGCATCTCCAATGACGAAACCCTGATCGAATCCCTGGAAATCGCGAAATCCCGCATTCAGGTCATGATCGACAAGGGCATGGAGAACGAGGCCGGGATGCTGCGCGGCCTGATCGAAAAGGCGGACAAGCGCATCGCGGAGATCAAATCCGGCGAACAGCCCGCGCTGCGGCCGGACGAGGACGCGCATTACGTCGCCGAAATCGTCGTCGATCTCGACCAGATCAACGAACCGATGATCGCCGACCCCGATGTGAACAACATCGATATCGCGAAGCGCTACACCCACGACACCATCCGACCGATCTCCTATTACGGCGCGGAAAAGAAGGTCGATCTGGGCTTCGTCGGGTCCTGCATGGTGCACAAGGGCGATATGAGCATCATCGCGCAGATGTTCCGCAACATCGAAAAGGCCCAGGGCAAGGTCGAATTCAAGGCACCGCTGGTCGTCGCCCCGCCGACCTACAACATCGTCGACGAGCTGAAGGCGGAAGGCGATTGGGACATCCTGCAGAAATATGCCGGGTTCGAATTCGACGACGCCGCGCCCAAGACGAAGGCCCGGACGGAGTATGAGAACATCCTCTATCTGGAACGTCCCGGCTGCAATCTGTGCATGGGGAACCAGGAGAAGGCGGCCAAGGGCGATACCGTCATGGCCACGTCGACCCGCCTGTTCCAGGGCCGGGTGGTCGCCGATGCCGAGGACAAGAAGGGCGAGTCGCTGCTCGCCTCGACCCCGGTCGTCGTGCTGTCGACCATCCTGGGCCGGACACCGAGCATCGACGAATACAAATCGGCGGTGGCCGGGATCAACCTGACCAAATTCGCCCCGCCACGGGCGTAA
- a CDS encoding fatty acid hydroxylase family protein produces MELSESPMTPRQQTYRSVYRSRIDGWYNGFLHVAIIYSIGGLALWYYAAHMTNVLWWEWLVIPVTFIACNIFEWALHKYIMHRPINLPGLRAVYQRHTLQHHQFFTEEEMRFANAHDWRVTFFPPYALVVFILMSIPGVVVFSFLFSSNVGWLFISTTTGMYLLYEFMHFCCHVEDNAFVRHMPFVNTLRRHHTAHHNQSIMMERNMNLTFPIADWLFGTSDLNRGLLGHIFNGYNTKYVKTDMRKVARTPRVKDGGRTTGGPTEAPAN; encoded by the coding sequence ATGGAACTCAGTGAAAGCCCCATGACGCCCCGCCAGCAGACCTATCGCTCGGTGTACCGGTCGCGCATCGACGGCTGGTATAACGGGTTTCTGCATGTCGCGATCATCTATTCGATCGGCGGCCTGGCGCTTTGGTACTATGCCGCGCACATGACGAACGTGTTGTGGTGGGAATGGCTGGTCATTCCGGTGACCTTCATCGCCTGCAACATCTTCGAATGGGCGCTGCACAAGTACATCATGCACCGGCCGATCAACCTGCCGGGCCTGCGTGCCGTCTATCAGCGGCACACCTTGCAGCATCACCAATTCTTCACCGAGGAGGAAATGCGCTTCGCCAATGCCCATGACTGGCGCGTCACCTTCTTTCCGCCCTATGCGCTGGTGGTCTTCATCCTGATGTCGATCCCCGGTGTCGTGGTCTTTTCCTTCCTGTTCAGCAGCAATGTCGGCTGGCTGTTCATCTCGACGACCACGGGCATGTATCTGCTCTACGAATTCATGCATTTCTGCTGCCATGTGGAAGACAACGCCTTCGTGCGTCACATGCCCTTCGTCAACACGCTGCGCCGCCATCACACCGCCCATCACAATCAGTCGATCATGATGGAGCGGAACATGAACCTGACCTTCCCGATTGCCGACTGGCTGTTCGGTACCTCGGACCTGAACCGCGGACTGCTGGGCCATATCTTCAACGGCTACAATACGAAATACGTGAAGACGGACATGCGGAAGGTCGCGCGCACGCCGCGCGTGAAGGACGGCGGTCGCACCACTGGCGGTCCGACCGAAGCCCCGGCGAATTGA